A stretch of the Musa acuminata AAA Group cultivar baxijiao chromosome BXJ2-7, Cavendish_Baxijiao_AAA, whole genome shotgun sequence genome encodes the following:
- the LOC135616416 gene encoding triacylglycerol lipase 2-like: MGFRCWLLVITFVLSMGFHCELAGAHGRRQLLQSLEPPDDDVCTAVVSPQGYECQEYEVKTQDGYILTMHRIPQGRGGGSAGKRQPVLLQHGVLMDGMTWLLNPPQQSLAFVLADNGFDVWITHGRGTRWSRRHESLDTSNPAYWAWSWDELASFDLPATVGFVFRKTGRKLHYVGHSMGTLTALSAFSEGKLVDKIKSAALLTPVAYLTYMTTPIGRAAGSAFSGEVRTSSQHSLNFSMLGALGVGEFDPKGAVGTNYLEFVCAMPGVNCYDLMASFTGPNCCLNYSTVDMYLKYELQPTSVRTLVHFLQTIRSGVITKYDYGSSMANMVAYGQSSPPEYHMPNIPHHLPLLLSYGGGDMLSDVKDVQLLLKDLRNHDADKLVAQLVKEYAHLDFVMGVNAKQVVYDGLIAFFGKHS, encoded by the exons ATGGGATTCCGTTGCTGGCTTCTCGTCATCACCTTCGTCCTCTCCATGGGCTTCCATTGCGAGCTGGCCGGAGCTCACGGACGACGGCAGCTGCTGCAGAGCCTCGAGCCTCCGGATGACGACGTGTGCACCGCCGTGGTGAGCCCTCAGGGTTACGAGTGCCAAGAATATGAG GTGAAGACGCAAGATGGGTACATACTGACCATGCACAGGATCCcacaaggaagaggaggcggcagCGCGGGGAAGAGGCAGCCTGTGCTGCTCCAACATGGAGTCCTCATG GACGGGATGACATGGCTTCTGAATCCACCTCAACAATCACTGGCTTTCGTACTTGCAGACAACGGATTCGATGTCTGGATCACACACGGCAGGGGCACCAGGTGGAGCCGTCGCCATGAGTCTCTCGATACATCAAACCCG GCTTATTGGGCGTGGTCATGGGATGAGTTGGCCAGCTTTGATTTGCCTGCCACTGTGGGTTTTGTATTCCGGAAAACTGGGCGGAAGCTGCACTATGTTGGTCACTCCATG GGAACTCTGACAGCTCTATCAGCATTCTCCGAGGGGAAGCTGGTGGATAAGATCAAGTCAGCTGCCCTTTTGACTCCGGTGGCCTATCTGACTTACATGACAACTCCAATCGGAAGAGCTGCAGGCAGCGCATTCTCAGGAGAAGTAAGAACGAGTTCACAACACTCTTTGAATTTTTCT ATGTTGGGAGCACTTGGAGTGGGAGAATTTGATCCTAAAGG GGCAGTCGGAACCAATTATTTGGAGTTCGTCTGCGCTATGCCGGGGGTGAACTGCTACGACCTTATGGCATCATTCACAG GGCCAAACTGCTGCCTCAATTACTCCACTGTTGACATGTACTTGAAGTATGAACTCCAGCCGACATCCGTGAGGACACTCGTCCATTTTTTACAGA CGATCAGAAGTGGAGTGATAACAAAATACGACTACGGGAGCAGTATGGCCAACATGGTTGcgtatgggcagagcagcccaccCGAGTACCACATGCCCAACATTCCACAccacctgccgctgctgctcaGCTACGGCGGCGGTGACATGCTGTCGGACGTCAAGGACGTGCAGCTGCTGTTGAAAGATCTCCGCAACCATGACGCCGACAAGCTCGTGGCTCAGCTGGTGAAGGAGTACGCACATCTGGACTTCGTGATGGGGGTGAATGCCAAGCAGGTCGTCTACGACGGCCTCATCGCATTCTTCGGCAAACACAGTTGA
- the LOC135616417 gene encoding triacylglycerol lipase 2-like encodes MGFRCFNWRLVIFFVLSMGFQGELAGAHGRRQLVQSLEAADDGVCTAVVSPQGYECREYEVKTQDGYILTMHRIPQGRGGGSAGKRQPVLLQHGVLSDGLTWLLNPPQQSLPFVLADNGFDVWITHGRGTRWSRRHESLETSDTAYWAWSWDELASYDLPATVGFVFRKTGQKLHYVGHSMGTLTALSAFSEGKLVDKIKSAALLTPVAYLTSMTTTIGRAAAS; translated from the exons ATGGGATTCCGTTGCTTTAACTGGCGTCTCGTCATCTTCTTCGTCCTCTCCATGGGCTTCCAGGGCGAGCTGGCTGGAGCTCACGGAAGACGGCAGCTGGTGCAAAGCCTCGAGGCGGCGGATGATGGGGTGTGCACCGCCGTGGTGAGCCCTCAGGGTTACGAGTGCCGAGAATATGAG GTGAAGACGCAAGACGGGTACATACTGACCATGCACAGGATCCcacaaggaagaggaggcggTAGCGCGGGCAAGAGGCAGCCGGTGCTGCTCCAACATGGAGTCCTCTCG GACGGGTTGACATGGCTACTGAATCCACCTCAACAATCGCTGCCTTTCGTACTTGCAGACAACGGATTCGATGTATGGATTACACACGGCAGGGGCACCAGGTGGAGCCGTCGCCATGAGTCTCTCGAAACATCAGACACG GCTTATTGGGCGTGGTCATGGGATGAGTTGGCCAGCTATGATTTGCCTGCTACTGTGGGTTTCGTATTCCGGAAAACTGGGCAGAAGCTGCACTATGTTGGTCACTCCATG GGAACTCTGACAGCTCTATCAGCATTCTCCGAGGGGAAGCTGGTGGATAAGATCAAGTCAGCTGCCCTTTTGACTCCGGTGGCCTATCTGACTTCCATGACAACTACGATCGGAAGAGCTGCAGCCAGC
- the LOC135616418 gene encoding triacylglycerol lipase 2-like, whose amino-acid sequence MGFRCWLLVITFVLSMGFHCELAGAHGRRQLLQSLEPPDDDVCTAVVSPQGYECQEYEVKTQDGYILTMHRIPQGRGGGSAGKRQPVLLQHGVLMDGMTWLLNPPQQSLAFVLADNGFDVWITHGRGTRWSRRHESLDTSNPAYWAWSWDELASFDLPATVGFVFRKTGRKLHYVGHSMGTLTALSAFSEGKLVDKIKSAALLTPVAYLTYMTTPIGRAAGSAFSGEVRTSSQHSLNFSMLGALGVGEFDPKGAVGTNYLEFVCAMPGVNCYDLMASFTGPNCCLNYSTVDMYLKYELQPTSVRTLDHFLQTIRSGVITKYDYGSSMANMVAYGQSSPPEYHMPNIPHHLPLLLSYGGGDMLSDVKDVQLLLKDLRNHDADKLVAQLVKEYAHLDFVMGVNAKQVVYDGLIAFFGKHS is encoded by the exons ATGGGATTCCGTTGCTGGCTTCTCGTCATCACCTTCGTCCTCTCCATGGGCTTCCATTGCGAGCTGGCCGGAGCTCACGGACGACGGCAGCTGCTGCAGAGCCTCGAGCCTCCGGATGACGACGTGTGCACCGCCGTGGTGAGCCCTCAGGGTTACGAGTGCCAAGAATATGAG GTGAAGACGCAAGATGGGTACATACTGACCATGCACAGGATCCcacaaggaagaggaggcggcagCGCGGGGAAGAGGCAGCCTGTGCTGCTCCAACATGGAGTCCTCATG GACGGGATGACATGGCTTCTGAATCCACCTCAACAATCACTGGCTTTCGTACTTGCAGACAACGGATTCGATGTCTGGATCACACACGGCAGGGGCACCAGGTGGAGCCGTCGCCATGAGTCTCTCGATACATCAAACCCG GCTTATTGGGCGTGGTCATGGGATGAGTTGGCCAGCTTTGATTTGCCTGCCACTGTGGGTTTTGTATTCCGGAAAACTGGGCGGAAGCTGCACTATGTTGGTCACTCCATG GGAACTCTGACAGCTCTATCAGCATTCTCCGAGGGGAAGCTGGTGGATAAGATCAAGTCAGCTGCCCTTTTGACTCCGGTGGCCTATCTGACTTACATGACAACTCCAATCGGAAGAGCTGCAGGCAGCGCATTCTCAGGAGAAGTAAGAACGAGTTCACAACACTCTTTGAATTTTTCT ATGTTGGGAGCACTTGGAGTGGGAGAATTTGATCCTAAAGG GGCAGTCGGAACCAATTATTTGGAGTTCGTCTGCGCTATGCCGGGGGTGAACTGCTACGACCTTATGGCATCATTCACAG GGCCAAACTGCTGCCTCAATTACTCCACTGTTGACATGTACTTGAAGTATGAACTCCAGCCGACATCCGTGAGGACACTCGACCATTTTTTACAGA CGATCAGAAGTGGAGTGATAACAAAATACGACTACGGGAGCAGTATGGCCAACATGGTTGcgtatgggcagagcagcccaccCGAGTACCACATGCCCAACATTCCACAccacctgccgctgctgctcaGCTACGGCGGCGGTGACATGCTGTCGGACGTCAAGGACGTGCAGCTGCTTTTGAAAGATCTCCGCAACCATGACGCCGACAAGCTCGTGGCTCAGCTGGTGAAGGAGTACGCACATCTGGACTTCGTGATGGGGGTGAATGCCAAGCAGGTCGTCTACGACGGCCTCATCGCATTCTTCGGCAAACACAGTTGA